AATACCTCAGATCGTAACTGTAGGTATAACTATTTAAAAAGAGCGCTAAACCATCAGAACCTGCGGCTTCAAGCTCTTTCCGTAAGTTATGCTGATAGCCTAAAGTTCCCTTTAAACTGCCATCACCCAAAAGAATATTGGTGTTTAAGGCAATTTTATAATGGCGAATGTCTTGCTTAGCATAATCCAGGGTCCTGGTTTTCTGATGGCTTGAAAAAATATTTCCATCTTCATCAATGAGCTCCCCAGCCGCATTTCTTCCCGCAGCGTCAAAAAATCCGATATTGGTTTTGAAAACAGAGGCATCTAAATGGGCATAACCCCATTTTTTGTTTAAGCCAATTTGCCCCCCAATGTTCGTTTCGTTAAATCCTGAATTTGGAACATACTCCGTAGGGGTTTTATAAGAATACGCATTTTTATAAGAGCCTCTCACTTTATAAATCAATCCATTATCATTTCCCTGAAGCATCAACGAACTACCTGTTAAACCGTTGTTGGTGGCATAATTTGTTAAAAACTCACCCCTTATTATTCCATCCGGGGCTGGCAATCCATCTATAATATTAATTACCCCACCAAGGGCGTCAGATCCGTACATTAAACTTGCAGGCCCTTTTAATACCTCAACCCGATCTGCACTATACTGATCTATTTCGATCCCGTGCTCGTCTCCCCATTGCTGGCCTTGTTGCTTAACGCCATTGCTTAAAGTTACTACCCGGTTATAACTTAAACCGCGGATCACCGGCTTTGATATTGCAGGGCCCGTAGTAATTTGAGAAACACCAGGGACCCTTGACAGCGCATCTATAAGATTAGTTGAGGGCCGGTATAAAAGATCAGCTTTGCTGACGGTAGTTACGGAAGTGCTATTTTTACGGTTATCAGAACTTGCAGGGGAACCGGTAATTACCACTTCCCTACCCTCAATAACACTAGCTTGTAATGCGAAATTGAGGCTTTCCTGATTTGAGAAATCAATAACACGGGTAATGGAGGTATAGCCAACATAACTTACCTGCACAAGGAAACGACCACGAAGAGGAAGATTTTTTAAAATAAATTCTCCATTCGCATTTGCCACTGCAGATTTACGAAGGTCGGGAATGGAAACCGTTGCGCCAGGCAGGGCAGCGCCGGTAGTCGCATCAGTAATTTTGCCGGTAATTTCGGCAACATCAGCAGCAAAAGTGCTGGTAAATAAAAATGCAGATAGTATTACAGCTACAAATAGATGTAGATATTTCATATATAATGAGTTCAGGGCACAGCATGCCCGGTTAAGAATTGTTAGAATTGAATAAAAATAAAAACTAACAGGTAGCGGGTGGACCGCGAAGCGAAGTGGCGATTAATTCAACATAGGTTGCGCTAACCAGCCTAAAGTTTTCCAGTACTGCAGTACTTTTTAAAAGGGCATGATAAATAACATCGTTGGTATAATAGTCCTTTTCAAAATGTGCAGAACAAATTAAACAATTATGAGATTCATTGCCCACATGTGTTTTGTGCGCACAGACCTTTCCATCTTTCGTACAAATAACTTCTTCATGATGATGATGAAAAGAACTCCAGGGTGTTAATGCAAGGGCAAATACCCAAAGCAGAAATACCGCCAGAATTTGATGAATATGTGGAACTCTATTTTTCAACGCCCTGCAAAATTACACATTTCTACTGTGTACGCATTAAAAAACACTTAAATTACACTACCATGATTCAAAACGTAAGACAATTGCCCGCTTTCTGGAAACTATATTCGTAAATTTAACGTTATAATTTTAACCAAAACTTTTATTATGGCCACAGCTCAGCAAATTAAAAACGGCTACATTGACTATGTACTTACACATGATGAAAAGCCTAAATCTGTATATGCTTTTGTAAAAAAGTTAAAAATCAGCGAAGCCGAATTCTATACATTTTTTACTTCATTTGAAAGTATAGAGAAAAATATTTGGGTAGAACTTACCGTAGAAACGATTAACACGCTACAACAAGAGGAAGTCTGGGCAGCGTATTCTTCGAGAGACCGTATACTAGCCTTTTTTTACAGCTATATAGAAGTACTAAAAAGACAGCGGAGTTTCATCACCTATACCTTAAAACACGCAAAAGGAAGTTTCTCTACCCCTGCTGCGCTTTCTGGTGTAAAACCAATTTTTGAGCATTTTGCTGAAGAAACCATCAATGAAGGGCTGGAAAGCGGGGAACTTGCCGACCGTAAGTTTTTCAGCAAAAGATACAAAGATGCCTTGTGGCTTCAATTTGCATTTATCGTAAACTTCTGGCTCACTGATGACAGCGATGGTTTTGAAAAAACTGATGAAGCCATTGAGAAGGGAATAAATGTAACATTTGATCTTTTCCAAAGATCCCCTATCGATAATCTTTTTGAGTACGGGAAATTCCTTTCCAGAAATGGCCCGCTAAAAGAAAAGATGAAGTTCTAACCTCATGAAAGAACAAAAAAATATTCCGACTACCAAAACAGAACGCTCAGCTAAATTTGTAAAAACAGGTTTTCAAATCGGCGGAAACTACATCAAACACTATTCAAAAAAGCTGTTTAATCCAGACCTTAGCAGGGATGAGTTGAATGAAGATAATGCAAATGACATTTATAATTCTTTAAGTGAGCTAAAAGGAAGTGCCTTAAAAATTGCGCAAATGTTGAGCATGGATAAAAACATGCTCCCAAAATCTTATGTAGACAAATTCACCCAGTCGCAATACAATGCCCCTCCATTATCAGGCCCACTCATTGTACAAACCTTTACCAAAAACTTTGGTAAGTCGCCAACTCAAATCTTTGATACCTTTAAACTGCAATCCACAAATGCCGCATCAATTGGACAGGTGCATGAGGCCCAACTCAATGGAAAAAAACTGGCAGTAAAAATCCAGTATCCTGGTGTAGGCGATAGTATTTCTTCAGATCTAAAGTTAGTGAAGCCTTTTGCTTTCCGCCTACTTGGCATGAGTGAAAAGGAATTGAACATCTACATCAAAGAGGTGGAAGAGCGCTTATTGGAAGAAACGGATTACGAACTTGAAGTACGCCGGTCTATACAATTTTCTAACGCCTGCAAGGATTTACACAACATTGTTTTCCCGGTGTATTATCCGGAATATTCGGGAAAAAGAATCATTACCATGGATTGGATTGAGGGCTTGCACCTTAAAGAGTTTTTAAAGACTCAGCCTTCGCAGCAGCTTTGCAATAAAATTGGTCAGGCCATGTGGGATTTTTATAATTTCCAACAACATGAACTCAGGGCCGTACATGCAGATCCACATCCGGGTAACTTTCTAATCACCCCTGATGAAAAATTAGGTATCATAGATTTTGGCTGTATCAAAGAACTACCTGATGATTTTTACGTCCCATTTTTCTCTTTAATCTCTAGTGATGTGATTAAGGATAAGCAAAAGACAATCGCTGCCTTCAGACAATTGGACATGATTCAGGAAAAAGACAA
The nucleotide sequence above comes from Pedobacter sp. MC2016-14. Encoded proteins:
- a CDS encoding TonB-dependent receptor, which translates into the protein MKYLHLFVAVILSAFLFTSTFAADVAEITGKITDATTGAALPGATVSIPDLRKSAVANANGEFILKNLPLRGRFLVQVSYVGYTSITRVIDFSNQESLNFALQASVIEGREVVITGSPASSDNRKNSTSVTTVSKADLLYRPSTNLIDALSRVPGVSQITTGPAISKPVIRGLSYNRVVTLSNGVKQQGQQWGDEHGIEIDQYSADRVEVLKGPASLMYGSDALGGVINIIDGLPAPDGIIRGEFLTNYATNNGLTGSSLMLQGNDNGLIYKVRGSYKNAYSYKTPTEYVPNSGFNETNIGGQIGLNKKWGYAHLDASVFKTNIGFFDAAGRNAAGELIDEDGNIFSSHQKTRTLDYAKQDIRHYKIALNTNILLGDGSLKGTLGYQHNLRKELEAAGSDGLALFLNSYTYSYDLRYSFKQVNGWAPVLGFSGEIVHSLNTTGAEQLIPDYDSQAFGGFAFVKKTWNNDTFNAGARFDYRKMTGKAFNGDTEFDAFSNKFSHVTAALGYTHEFNDAFSFKANAGSAFRAPNIAELSSNGVHEGVFRYEVGNPNLKPEQSYQFDASFDYSNQYLSASIGGFANTINNYIYYNTDGTTKEVEDEDGGLTDFPVYNFVQDNAFLRGIEAALTLHPVSFLHFENGFSYTRATNRTTKQSLPFIPAATLRNELRFEPKIAGTANSYVSVGIDNFFKQTKTDSFEIATAGYTLLNASVGTTLRIGKSQDITIYAAGKNLLNKSYYDHLSRFKPGRLSDEDTSFGIYNQGRNVTFGVNIPFTLKK
- a CDS encoding AarF/ABC1/UbiB kinase family protein, with the translated sequence MKEQKNIPTTKTERSAKFVKTGFQIGGNYIKHYSKKLFNPDLSRDELNEDNANDIYNSLSELKGSALKIAQMLSMDKNMLPKSYVDKFTQSQYNAPPLSGPLIVQTFTKNFGKSPTQIFDTFKLQSTNAASIGQVHEAQLNGKKLAVKIQYPGVGDSISSDLKLVKPFAFRLLGMSEKELNIYIKEVEERLLEETDYELEVRRSIQFSNACKDLHNIVFPVYYPEYSGKRIITMDWIEGLHLKEFLKTQPSQQLCNKIGQAMWDFYNFQQHELRAVHADPHPGNFLITPDEKLGIIDFGCIKELPDDFYVPFFSLISSDVIKDKQKTIAAFRQLDMIQEKDNASQIEFYYKAYREMIELFARPYTSKTFDFSKPAFFEQLYAYGETIAKMPEFKQARGVKHFIYVNRTNFGLYSILHELKAVVQTDTYQPKV
- a CDS encoding TetR family transcriptional regulator C-terminal domain-containing protein; this translates as MATAQQIKNGYIDYVLTHDEKPKSVYAFVKKLKISEAEFYTFFTSFESIEKNIWVELTVETINTLQQEEVWAAYSSRDRILAFFYSYIEVLKRQRSFITYTLKHAKGSFSTPAALSGVKPIFEHFAEETINEGLESGELADRKFFSKRYKDALWLQFAFIVNFWLTDDSDGFEKTDEAIEKGINVTFDLFQRSPIDNLFEYGKFLSRNGPLKEKMKF